A window of Microcystis aeruginosa FD4 contains these coding sequences:
- a CDS encoding DUF5615 family PIN-like protein, translating into MTIALYMDVHVPQAITEQLRRRGIDVLTAFEDGTEQLPDDQLLLRVTELKRILFTQDIRFRVLAETWQLKGKPFSGLIFGHQLGGTIGQFVKDLELIAKASEPDEWFNTVEYIPFK; encoded by the coding sequence ATGACTATTGCCTTGTACATGGATGTTCATGTTCCCCAAGCAATTACCGAACAGTTGCGTCGCCGAGGCATAGATGTATTAACAGCATTTGAAGACGGAACCGAACAACTACCTGATGATCAACTTTTGCTAAGAGTAACTGAGCTTAAGCGCATTCTCTTTACCCAAGACATTCGCTTTAGAGTTTTAGCCGAAACTTGGCAACTAAAAGGCAAACCGTTTTCAGGTTTAATTTTTGGTCATCAACTTGGAGGCACTATTGGTCAATTTGTCAAGGATTTAGAATTGATTGCTAAGGCCTCTGAACCTGACGAATGGTTCAATACAGTTGAATATATCCCGTTCAAGTAA